The stretch of DNA ACCACttctattttctcaaattattatcggtTTCTATATGTCAGTGGTGTATTCGTGTTTGTGCTTCATAGTTGATAATATGATCAGAAATCAGGGTGGCATCTCAAATAAGTTACtaacataatcaaaataaacAGATACAAATCCATCATAGAACAAACGCATTACACTTCAAGCTTCTTATAACAACTTACAAAAGCAGTCATATCAGCAGTGCTTTGCTTTGGGTCTTCTGAATCATGTCCATCCTGTATATAATGAACAAAAACTTAACAAAAATGGCATATAACCATGCATTACAATGCTGCATGCTCTAATATATTAATTCCGTAGAAAATCCCTAATTAAGCCACGAAAACTTCAAAATGGAAACTAACTAGGTTACTCGTTGTTTATAATTTTGAGCATTGTGCAAAATTACGAGGATTAACGAGCACATTTTAAAATCGTTGTTTATAGCATCAATAATTTtggaaaccctaattggttGAATTTTCATCAAATAGGGAATTCGCGTGAGAGAAGGCATAAAATCAAGCAACGATGATTCGATGAatgtattatataattaattaataatttagtaATGCAAAATAAGAGGAAATGAGAGAGAGGGGAACCTTACCATGATTTGATGAATGAACGGTGCCTGCAACTGCTGGAAATTCcttcaacaagtttcaaaaactGAATTGTGAATTGTGACCACAAAAGGACTCTTTGGCTTAGGTCCAAAAAGTTAAAGGGTATTCATGCCAAATCCAAAAGCACTTGTATGTGTAATTACAAATTTAACACTCCcttaaaaaaaagttcaaaatatatttttattttatctttaatgtATTCAAATTTTggttaataattttgatttatactattaaatcaatttatgtgtctaatttttgaatttttgaacaAAAAGAGATTAATGGGTGTAAATATATCACAATCATTGATAGGACAgcttacaaaatataataatatatcaaaattaatgtcTCTAGTTGTCTGTTTACATTTAAATATAACGTCtattttctctctaaaatataataaatatctcTATTTTTTGAGATTAAATAGTGTgaatttttaaacataaaaaattcaaataacaaaaatctaGATCTACAAatcgaaatttattttttacatagaTTTGTATCATAATACATAAATTGTAGCTGTAGAGTTTGGCATCGTTTTCAATAAAAGCatgatttattttgattttatatgacCAAAATTGTTAAAAAGAAAATCTGGTGAGAAATAAAGGCCAAAAACagtatttaagaaaaatagatattaaCTCATTGAAAAAAAGGAGGACATGTTatattgaaagaagaaaaacataatATGTGCACATTAATCTATTTTCTTATAagcaaatattaatatattatatgttatgttagtgtttatttcttttattaggTTTGAATCCCAAAACTTAAACCTTTCTTTGACtcttaattcaaattaattggATGCGCTATCCAACCTCACCTTATTTATCTTGAGTGAGTGGTTAATCTATGGTTTCATAAGTctacaaattcaattttttcgCCATTAGTTTGCTATAGTGGAAAACAAATTCTTCCACAAGCAACACttcaacttaaatataaaataaatatgtgagataaattgaaaaaatcatCTTAAGATATATGAGACAAATTATAGGACccattttaaatttgttgagttgatcatcaaaataaaaactaatggtttttttttaataatttgactTTATGAAACTCACTTAACCAATTTTATGTTGAAGACAAAAGTACTTTAAGAATGgtataattatttgaattcgAGTTATGTGGAATTACAATCTTGTGACTACCTACATCTCAATGTTCAATCAAGATTGAATTTTCATAATTCTAATTtggagttttttatttaaaaaatcaaaatctactTCCTCTAAATTATTTGAGATGCATCTTATCCAATgattatcatatcatattcaTAGTTAGTAGTAGGAATGAGGACAGTCTACCGCAACTCAATAACCAAACCCAACTCACTGTATAAATTACATACATTCATCCTCGCCTCACcgtataaatatttatagagatgctttaaaaaatgaatgtaAATAAATGATATGTGGGCGGCGATAGACCTCTCAACTCCTTTATCACTTCACTATTTAACTCTCCCATTCCAACTATCAAGTCAACTAATGGACCAAAAACTCATTTATGCTATCAAATACTATAATTCCTTACAAGATAATGCGGCCACCGTGATCTAAAGTACAAAAACATATGAAGTACAAAAATTTTACAACCAAGTAGGCAGATAGTAATTCTAAGATTAGCTCCCAGATACACCACAAACAAACATTTACATCAAAGGGGAACGCGTGATAAGGGAAAAATCACTTGCCCAGTTAATCCAATTCCTCCACAGAATAGAGGGAGAGGAAGCTTTGAACTTCTATTTGTCTTTGTGGGATGGTGGTTCTTTTTCTACATAAGGATGCTCAGGTGGAGCAGACCACAAACCCCAGAGAATAATTAAGTGGAGGCAGAGAAGTAAAGATGATGAGATATTATTTGAAGGATAGATATTCCAACACAGCTCTACTCCcatgaacaaaatcaatctactTGATCGAATAGagaaaatattcatttatgaattcaataaaaaataaaatcgtggaaaatagaaaataaaaaaggatgTGAGTCAACCTACCGGACCAATGTTGGGTAGCGCGTTTTCCACAACAAGTATGGTAAGCTATGGAAGTACCTGTGTAGCATATGCCAAATTAAAAGAGTTAGCAGTCCATTGCATTTGTTAGAATACAAGACCACGAACTTTATACCAAAAAACCAATTTATATTCAaagaagttaaaaataaatatataatagttatagCTATACATGCGCAGTCATCAAGTAGATGACAATAACAGGAAATATTAATTCTATGAAGAATTTCATCATCATATCATAAACATAACAGATTGGCCATTGGTGTATTCAGATTTCAGCACAGGCCTTAGAATGTTACAGCAGATTCTGTGACAAAAACCTTCTTTTTCTTCAttgttataagttatttttaaaagtacaCAATTAAACCAAACAACTATGGCATCTAAAGCAAGTAATAGTATCATTAGAAAGCAAAGGTCATTCCCAGTACACTTACCACGAATAGAACTGATAATGCAACGACCGAGCGCATACAATGCCAATGAAATTTCCAACAAACATAGTAGTCACAATATCTGAGTGAGAGGCAATATTAGGTATCATATATCACGAAAAATGGAAGTAACCTTATCCTTTTAAATTCAACACAAGACTAATAACTTACGTTCTTTAGTAAGGATCTTGATGGACGATGAAATGCTCTTCTCAAACTTCTTAAAAGCAGAGGAGAAGAAAAGCGCAAACCTCATTCTCATAAAGACATATCTTGAATGCAGAAACTTGAGAAGCCCTCCTTCATGTCTGTAAGCAACTAAATAAGTAAACATATATAATCCCTGCATCAATTTTCAATCAGATGTATCTTGACATCCCATATATTCTAATCACAATAGGAGTTTTCGGTGACATGGCACTTTTTAAAACGTTTTCCATACAAGAACAACCAAACCACTAACCACCGAGAACAGTCAACTCAACTATATGGAACAACACAACCATTTACCACCAAGACTCAACACAACTATATGGAACAAATAACGTCAATGTGTTCTATCAATATCCACGTCTTTGGGGAAGCAATAAAATTCATCTAAAAGTTATCATTAGTCTTCTTCTACCTCTAAATATTGGGTTATCACTCATCCACTCAACTCTTCTCACCACAGCTTTGAGTGGTCTTGTATTCTCACATGACCAAAcctatattttgtaatatatttattCCTCATCTTATCTAATCCTGTATGTTCACTTAACTATCACAACATTTTCATTTCCATTACACTTAGTTTATAGTCTTCTTCGAAGTTGGAACATTACAACACAACATACAACTCCATGAAGCATTGTTCGTAGCTAGGTTCGCATTATTTAATgcagaacaaaaaaaaaaaagattattgacttatcaaatttataacatacATAACTTGACAGGAATAATCAAGAATTAGTTTTAGCTAAAATGCAAATAACCCACTCTTACTATAGGTCAATGGCAGAAAACCTCGATGTGGTTCAAAACTCAGTAGCTCAACTCCCTAAATAAATTGTTTCAGAATAGAGCAGAGCAGAAGAGTAAATTTAACCCCTTGTGCATGAGGGTGAAAAGATCTCTGTAGGAAGTCAACATGCATGGTTTGGTAATTTCAAGAAGCCAAATTGCTGTTTCTTAAACCACAGGTTTTTTTTCCCATTGACTTGTAGTTGATTGGGTTCCTTGTACTTTAGCTTAAAATTTTAGAACCCATATCAGAAtagaaaataacaaatataacttttataccTACTTGCACCATCTATAATGTGCAAATGAAGCAAGTGTTATGAGGTGAGCAGCCAACAAAAAGATCGCAAATCCCTTGGATACAAATACTGGTTCAGGGATGAATTTGAAGTTAACAGACCTGATAAATACAAtggaaataatatatcaaaaaacCCAACTggactaaataaaataaaggtaaaATGGAAGatgactttttaaaaatattgataaatttcGGTTAAGGAAGCACGTCCCATGTAAGGCCATGGAGAACCACCGATCTCAAAGATGATTTATCATATGACTAAATTTGTTTGCAGAGTACATGGTTATCAAGCATCTATCACAAtacaaacttaaaaataattcacaaaaaaaataaaaatacaaaagtaCCAGAAATGGATGAAGACACGGCCAAGATTGAAGGCTCCTGATATGTATGCAAATGGATGTGAAACCAAGAATGGAAGCCCTAATAATATCTGTAGCAGTTGTCATCGGGATCGGAGTTAACTAATGTCACCAAAATTGACATAGCTCACCCTTGAGAACCAATCAATCATGAAGCCCAAGAAGAGAAACTCACCTGAAAATATTGAAAAGAGTATTTGAGAAAAGAAATATACCAGCCATCAGGAAACTACAGATTTGTTCACTCTGTAGAGCATTTTgtatgaagaaattaaaatatcaaaaccaTTAAGAATACCGAAAGAAAGACTAATTCCACAAGAAATTTGCAGTTATAAGCTATGGCATCGCAAATACATTAAGGAAACAGAACGTTACAGGACCTGAACCAGTGCTGCACCAGCTAATGCCAATAACACACCGCCGATGTCCATCGCCTGTATGTGTGAAAAGAAGAGGAAGCAACATGAGCATTGTTGTGGTTGCCAATGGATAACAACATTACCGAAACATGTATGTACCTTTAGCATGAGGAGCAGTAAAGGTGGAGCATAAAGAAGCACATTCATCTTTACCGAAACAGCCCCACtgacaaataattaatacatagtCATGCAAACAATTTAACCTTATAGAAATATAAGTTAGGAAGATAGCCTTTACCTAAACACAATCAAACCCAAATTCCACCTTCGGTGCATGAGTAAGAGTAATGCAGCATGAAGAAGTGTCATGGCCACACAATCATTAAAGAGACGAAGAACAAAGATAGAATGCACTCGTTTGGACAGAGAAAGCAAGCAAAGGGCCCACCACGGCAGCTGTTAGAAATTTCATGGACAACAAAATTAACACTAATAACAAAACGATTTTGGTATccaaaatgaatttttgaaggTTGCATGAAATGACACAAAAATGTACCGAATAAAAACCAACATGAAGCACAAAAGCATGCATTGAATAAAATGAGTTTAATGAATCATGCCCCATATCAGCAAAGACCAAGGCCAAGTTaggattaatttttatttataggaGTGAGCTTCTCAATCAAAAGAATTTAAGATTGTTCACATGCAATAGAGGACATTCCTCCTTACCACATCGGTCTTGACATAGATGAGGAGAACAATTACAAGATTAATGATATACAAAACTCCAAACAAAATCTGCAATGAGAAAAGGGAAAGACGTTAAGAAACCATTAATAACTGGTTGCATGCATCGAACAAATACATAACAAACATTAGAATCCTAGAAATATAATGATAAAAGTATAGAATGAAGCAACTAACAAAGTAAATATACAATTTGGTCCCCAAAATTGTAAAAACTTAGCCCTCCACGTtatcaatatttcaaaataatccctagaattgtaaaatattaatatcccTCCCCTCTATCCGAATTTGTTATGAAATGCATGTGTTATTCACTTAATTTCAAATACATCACcaacattattaatttaatgtaatctgcttaacattaaaattttcagGGTTCCTTAAATATGGTTATTATAGAGAACTAGGTTGATAAAGTCCTACAATTTAAGTGAGAAAATTGAGTATTTACagcaaataatgaaaatgacctGAGCAGGATAAACTTGTCCTCCAGTAAGATAAAGAAATGCGGAGTAAATATACAGAAATCCAGCAGGGTAGACAAGAGGACCAGTATCACCCTTCAGGTTCCTGTAATCTCTCTCCCCTTCCAAAAAACCCTTAACCTGTGACATATAAGCATCCCAATCTATCTTTGTAtctgaaattattattaaattcaatATAATCACATCAGATTCATAACATAATATCAGCATATACATTGATGGAATATGGAAAGAATGAAACTTACAGGGGACAAATGCGATAATGAGGAAGACGAAGACCGCATCAGCAATGAGAAGAGCAACTGCTATGGGTATTTTGGGGTTTTCCAAATAAGTTTTGTTTGATCTTGGTGGAGGTCCTGATTGCGTAACCGATCCGACGGCCATTGTTTCTACGTTTTTCAGTCTTCTACCTCCGATTTCcattttgttattataattattatctgcaacaacaaaaacaatcaACAATCTCGTCTTGTCTAATATGAAATCgcaacttttaaaaattttgaactgtttttcttttcttcaaagaTATTCCATTCAAACTTAGAACTCCTATCTGACTTTAGTTGTCGTCTTGGGCTCTTTCACATGGCCCATCTAAACTTTTAGTGGCAAGTTCAACTACTATAAGATTAGATTTTGTACTCCTCAATTGGACTTATATtcttcaaaaacttaaaaactcaaatttgtctctttaaattttattaaattaatgataaaaaaaattattttaaaatctcacctcttcattaaaatttttggtaaataatatttttctctcaaatatCTGACATTGATTTTATAACTACTGGAAAttcttttttacaatttttggtgattttatttatttacaaaaaaatttatgtctTGAAATTTGCGATAGTTAATTTTACTCTATCGAATATTACtattttaactattatttttttggattttttaacttttatttttaagtagGATGTTGTTGATCAAATTCAGACGGAATATTATAAATCTCCTTGTTGTATCTCTTTGTTCCTCTTTCTCATTTTCTCAACGGCAACTCTTCTGTTAGATTGTGTGGTAGGTCAAACTCAAGAATGTTTGTTTTTCGCTCATccattgaaaataaattgaatatgaaataaatataaacaaaaaataaaaaaatgtatcaaaAATTTTAAGAAGGAATAAAAGTTCCAGTAGTGATTTTTcaatattgaaaatttcaatttgaaattttcgatatCAAAaaataactaccgaaaatttcgtTCATGAACTTTCCGATAAgagattttttgaaaaaaaaaaatttatttgttttggaaaattcaaaatagaagtatcaagaaataattttttttgttttaattgtaATGTTAAGGGTATTTTAGTAAGTTTaggtataaatttttttagatggGGATATAAGTTTAAATGGAGGGTTTATGTTGGTGGGAGCTACATTTGTTTGGGCGAAGCCCATGTGTTGATGAGAAAATAGTATATCGTAAAAAGTAAGTGTAGCCTTTGCATGCTAGGTTAGTGTGGCTGAAAAAGGGGTGCCAAGGAGCAGACCAAGAGAAGTTAGTACCTTATTTCTGCTATTGAATATattattctaattatttttatgaataattttgtCTTATGAGTTTGTGTGTGATATTCATTTTTGTAAAAGTGTTTTGTCATCGTTTGATTTTCACTATTGATCGATGATTTTGGTTCCCTAGCATTTATAAGAAGACCTTTGTACTCATTATTTTATAGAATGGATTTATTTCTTTGGCATCGTGATTTCTACCATAGCTTTGAGCCGTTTTATTTATAGCGTTTTTCTTCATTTGTAAGGTTTGTTCTTCATATATGCACTGGTTCATTTTCTTATTCACTTCCAGATAGCAATGTCTAGAGATATTCCACCTGAGTTTTTGATAACCAACTTCAATGATCGCATTGCTGCCATTGTTGAAAGCACATATCCAAACCTATTGCAACACTACAAAGATGAAGATTTTCTACAATGTAGGGCCATTTTAGCATCAACAATTGAAGTGGCAGGTTCAATTAATGACTTCATGTTGGGATTAATTCCAGGTAATATTTCAAGTTGGTTAGCTtttaaaatgaacaaatatatatatatatgctgctgaaatttattatatgttgttAATTTGTTGGTGTCAAATTGTTTTAAAACTCAGGTGATGAAAGGGAGTATTTAAGTGCAGATTTGATTGATCGATCAGAAGCTAATGGCAATGAAGCATTTGACGTAATTCCATCTGAGTTCTTAAATTCTTTGACAACATCAGGACTTCCAAATTTCAAGATCAAACTTAAAGTTGGAACTCCAATAACGTTGTTAAAGGACTTAAATCCATCTGAAGGATTGTGTATTGGAACTAGGCTCATTGTCACAAGGTTGGCTAATTTTGTACTCCAGGCAAAGATCATTTCAGGCAAAAACATTGGAAATTTGACTTTAATTCCTAGAATATCTATGTCTCCTTTACAATCACCATGGCCTTTCAAGCTTATCAGGAGACAATTTCCTATCGTTGTGTCTTATGCTATGACAATTAACGAGTCACAAGGACAATCTTTTGATTATGTGGGAATATACTTGCCTAACCCTGGTTTTAGTCATGAACAATTATATGAGGCAGTTTCAAGAGTCAAAAGTAGGCATGGACTGAAAATCTTAATCAATGACAAAGACAAACAAACTTTGGAAACTACAAGCAATGTGGTTTACAAAGTTTTCCAAAATATTTAACCTGTAAGTGTTTACCCTCTCTTCATTTTATACTACTTAATATAATGCTATACAAATTTACAGTCTACAAAGTCAACAACCATATGGAGAGGTACCAGTACCACCCCTTTTTATTGCAGAATTTTTTGATGTGGACCTTCCAAGGATGAAATTGGTGTCTTTGTCTTCAAACATGATGATTCAAACAGGACCATAAAGTTTGCAGCTTGATTGGAACTATGTTGTTACTACAATCGTTTCATTTTAAGAGGCATTTTGATATTTGAGTTTCTAAATGTTATAACATCACAAAAATGTAGCTTACAATTCTAATTGCAGACTATGATTTATCTGCTTGAGAGTGGTATTTCTATTATGctgattatattttgttgtgtAATATTGTACTAATTCTGCATGTAATATAAGCTTTTTATGATATCAGTAATGTTTACTATATCAGTGTTACAATACAAAAATTCAGACAATAACTTGTTTCTTTTCAACTTTAACAAGTAGAATTTTACGAATCACTTCTTTAACTAATGatattcttcaaataaataGCCTCTCATTCATCAATTTTGATAATCTTACTACTAGTAGTACAAAAAATAGTAGAAGACATAATTTGCGCCATATATTTTGTCAATGAAAGAATTATTTGTAACAATTAACAAACGGTGGACGTTTATGaataaaattactttaaaatattgttcAAGTTTTGAAGTATTGGACCATTCTTATTTTTAGCTAAGGCCACATCTTGAATTAGTTTCAACATAATATATTgagtttattattattgttaaagaTAAGTTAAGTTTCCACGTGCATGTAGTAGCAGGTTCCACACTTGCATCCTCAACATCATCAACAAAAGAGACAATTGCACACGCGTATGTTTCGTGCTGAAACTCTCTCATTCTTTTCCATGTGTCACTCACTGTTCACCTTTAAAACCAAAACACACACTTTCACTTCTCTCATTCTTTCAAACACAAATTATCTTCTCCAATGGATTCAGCAAACCTCAAACAACGACTCACCACACCCGATCAATCTACCAGTGAACATgaaattaaaaccaaaaaagaCAAACGAATGATAATGGCAAAACGCGGTCTTAGATCACTCATAATAGCAGTTTCCTTCCCTCTCTCAATTAACCTTTTATCCATTTACATATCCTCTTCCTTTTCCTCCTCCAACCACAACAATAAAATCATGTTCGGTTCAAAAAAGCCCTTCTGGTTTCCACCTTTGTGGGCCCTACACCTCATCTGTCCTGCTTCAAGCTTCTTAATGGGCCTTTCAGCTTGGATGGTTTGGGCTGATGGTGGTTTTCATAGAAACCCAACTGCTTTGTTGCTTTACTTGCTTCAGCTTCTCTTTACTGTGTTGTGGGACCCTGTTGTTTTTGGAGTTGGAGCAACGAGTTTTGGATTGATGctttgttttggaatttttgggaGCATGTTTGGGTGTATGCTTGTGTTTGGGAAGGTTAATTCGGTTACACGTGATTTGATAAAGCCGTGTTTGGCTTGGATTGCTTTTCTTTTCATTGTAAATCTGAAGCTACTTTTTATCTGAAGAAAACATACACACCCAGCTTCATGTGTTGTGTTAGACACACACACTTggtgtaaataatatatatatNNNNNNNNNNNNNNNNNNNNNNNNNNNNNNNNNNNNNNNNNNNNNNNNNNNNNNNNNNNNNNNNNNNNNNNNNNNNNNNNNNNNNNNNNNNNNNNNNNNNNNNNNNNNNNNNNNNNNNNNNNNNNNNNNNNNNNNNNNNNNNNNNNNNNNNNNNNNNNNNNNNNNNNNNNNNNNNNNNNNNNNNNNNNNNNNNNNNNNNNNNNNNNNNNNNNNNNNNNNNNNNNNNNNNNNNNNNNNNNNNNNNNNNNNNNNNNNNNNNNNNNNNNNNNNNNNNNNNNNNNNNNNNNNNNNNNNNNNNNNNNNNNNNNNNNNNNNNNNNNNNNNNNNNNNNNNNNNNNNNNNNNNNNNNNNNNNNNNNNNNNNNNNNNNNNNNNNNNNNNNNNNNNNNNNNNNNNNNNNNNNNNNNNNNNNNNNNNNNNNNNNNNNNNNNNNNNNNNNNNNNNNNNNNNNNNNNNNNNNNNNNNNNNNNATGTTTTGTGTTAGACACACACACTCtgtgtatataatatatatatatatatatatatatatatatatatatatatatatatatatataccactaTTTTGTACTTTTTTAGATGTTTTGTAATTTTTACGTCCAAAGATGATTAGTGTATGTGCTAGATTTGGAGTGTAAATATATGTTCAGTCAAAGCAAAAAGAGTGTAAATATATAGATTGcatttttgtgtttttaatattatttccttTAGGACTGGGATTTGAACGaaataatatctttgtgtttgtttttattGTCACCCTGTAGTTCAAGTGAGAATTtgtatacaaaaaattaaa from Cicer arietinum cultivar CDC Frontier isolate Library 1 chromosome 3, Cicar.CDCFrontier_v2.0, whole genome shotgun sequence encodes:
- the LOC101510570 gene encoding translocator protein homolog, with translation MDSANLKQRLTTPDQSTSEHEIKTKKDKRMIMAKRGLRSLIIAVSFPLSINLLSIYISSSFSSSNHNNKIMFGSKKPFWFPPLWALHLICPASSFLMGLSAWMVWADGGFHRNPTALLLYLLQLLFTVLWDPVVFGVGATSFGLMLCFGIFGSMFGCMLVFGKVNSVTRDLIKPCLAWIAFLFIVNLKLLFI
- the LOC101491220 gene encoding uncharacterized protein, with amino-acid sequence MSRDIPPEFLITNFNDRIAAIVESTYPNLLQHYKDEDFLQCRAILASTIEVAGSINDFMLGLIPGDEREYLSADLIDRSEANGNEAFDVIPSEFLNSLTTSGLPNFKIKLKVGTPITLLKDLNPSEGLCIGTRLIVTRLANFVLQAKIISGKNIGNLTLIPRISMSPLQSPWPFKLIRRQFPIVVSYAMTINESQGQSFDYVGIYLPNPGFSHEQLYEAVSRVKSRHGLKILINDKDKQTLETTSNVVYKVFQNI
- the LOC101509815 gene encoding dol-P-Man:Man(5)GlcNAc(2)-PP-Dol alpha-1,3-mannosyltransferase encodes the protein MEIGGRRLKNVETMAVGSVTQSGPPPRSNKTYLENPKIPIAVALLIADAVFVFLIIAFVPYTKIDWDAYMSQVKGFLEGERDYRNLKGDTGPLVYPAGFLYIYSAFLYLTGGQVYPAQILFGVLYIINLVIVLLIYVKTDVLPWWALCLLSLSKRVHSIFVLRLFNDCVAMTLLHAALLLLMHRRWNLGLIVFSGAVSVKMNVLLYAPPLLLLMLKAMDIGGVLLALAGAALVQILLGLPFLVSHPFAYISGAFNLGRVFIHFWSVNFKFIPEPVFVSKGFAIFLLAAHLITLASFAHYRWCKHEGGLLKFLHSRYVFMRMRFALFFSSAFKKFEKSISSSIKILTKEHIVTTMFVGNFIGIVCARSLHYQFYSWYFHSLPYLLWKTRYPTLVRLILFMGVELCWNIYPSNNISSSLLLCLHLIILWGLWSAPPEHPYVEKEPPSHKDK